In Leucoraja erinacea ecotype New England chromosome 11, Leri_hhj_1, whole genome shotgun sequence, the following are encoded in one genomic region:
- the LOC129701532 gene encoding protocadherin gamma-C5-like, which yields MAYLPRFAFTAFACIFAICAPGLISGQIRYSIPEEMEQGAFVGNIAVDLGLNVRQLSARKFRLSSDDGGRYMKVSLDNGIMSIRERIDRERICGQNDQCAIHFETILENPFEVSDGELEILDVNDNSPTFPQSSIALQISEASVSGIRFRLEGADDPDIGTNTVAAYAISSNEHFSLETQKSEDGIIIAELVLEKSLDREMQSSFQLMLTAFDGGAPQRSATTQVLITVFDQNDNPPVFDHDIYRSSVSENASRGTLTLKVQANDLDEGLNAELTYRFNDVALRAVQHVFRLDPRTGEIRVQGPLDFEEVNTYSLDIRAQDHGSPAMTGHSKILIKVIDVNDNAPEIKVTSASNTIQENTPSGSFISQIYVMDRDSAANGQVRCEIQKNVPFRLQKTSNHYKLVTSETLDREAISEYNIVISAWDLGSPSLTSNKTIQIAISDVNDNAPQFAESSYNVYVMENNAPGVSIFTVTATDHDLDQNSYLSYSFLDNHIQNMPVSTYLSINSMNGTIYALRFFDYEELKNFQIHVQARDAGVPPLSSSVTVNVIILDQNDNAPVIISPSELSESAAVDTVPRSAGQGYLVSKIMATDADSGQNARLFYQIVKSTDPGLYNVGQRSGEVRTARNIFQSDTALQTLVILVKDNGQPSLSSTVTMNIRVLGNSSEGISESSTLVKTPEYLSDPNVYLIVIFSCTSVVFLLIIILLIVIKCKQDRNIIQEYNTPSYCYNHGVSHGTFNGRPAMEETLCYPGTGRVVRGAELNQYSVCLSPESAKSDFLFLKPRDASTSQAQS from the coding sequence ATGGCGTACCTACCGAGGTTTGCCTTCACTGCGTTTGCTTGCATATTTGCGATTTGTGCACCGGGACTAATCTCCGGGCAAATTCGTTATTCTATTCCCGAGGAAATGGAGCAAGGGGCATTTGTTGGGAATATCGCTGTGGATTTGGGCCTGAATGTACGGCAACTGTCAGCTCGCAAATTCCGGCTGAGCTCTGATGACGGAGGGCGGTACATGAAGGTTAGTTTGGACAATGGAATCATGTCTATTCGTGAAAGAATCGACCGGGAACGTATTTGTGGACAGAATGATCAATGTGCTATACATTTCGAAACAATACTCGAAAATCCGTTTGAGGTGTCTGACGGCGAATTGGAGATTCTTGATGTAAATGATAATTCCCCCACTTTTCCGCAAAGCAGCATTGCCTTGCAGATATCGGAAGCCAGTGTATCCGGGATACGTTTCCGACTCGAGGGCGCGGATGATCCCGACATTGGTACAAATACCGTGGCCGCCTATGCAATCAGTTCTAATGAGCACTTTAGTCTAGAAACACAGAAATCCGAAGACGGTATTATAATTGCCGAATTGGTGTTAGAGAAATCTTTGGACCGAGAGATGCAATCATCATTTCAACTCATGCTTACTGCGTTTGACGGCGGGGCCCCTCAGAGATCAGCTACGACACAGGTTCTGATTACGGTATTCGACCAGAACGATAATCCACCTGTGTTCGACCATGATATTTACAGAAGCAGCGTGAGCGAGAACGCGTCGCGGGGTACGTTGACGCTGAAAGTGCAAGcgaatgatttggacgaaggactGAATGCGGAGCTGACATATCGTTTCAATGATGTTGCTTTGCGAGCAGTGCAACATGTATTCAGGTTGGATCCACGCACTGGGGAGATTCGAGTTCAAGGGCCTTTAGATTTTGAGGAAGTAAACACCTATTCTCTCGATATTCGAGCCCAGGACCACGGTTCCCCTGCAATGACAGGACACTCCAAAATATTGATCAAAGTCATTGACGTGAACGACAATGCACCCGAGATAAAGGTaacatcagcttccaacacaatcCAGGAAAATACTCCATCAGGAAGTTTCATATCCCAGATTTATGTGATGGATCGTGATTCCGCAGCTAACGGCCAAGTGCGTTGCGAGATACAAAAGAACGTCCCATTTCGACTGCAAAAGACATCGAACCACTATAAATTAGTCACCAGTGAAACGTTGGACCGTGAAGCGATCTCTGAGTATAACATTGTAATTTCAGCCTGGGACTTGGGGTCGCCTTCTCTAACATCAAATAAAACCATCCAGATTGCTATTTCGGACGTAAATGACAACGCACCGCAATTCGCGGAGTCATCCTACAACGTATATGTAATGGAGAATAACGCTCCGGGTGTATCCATTTTCACAGTAACTGCAACAGATCACGATCTGGATCAAAATTCCTACCTTTCCTACTCCTTTCTCGATAATCATATCCAAAACATGCCAGTGTCCACTTACCTCTCCATTAATTCAATGAACGGTACTATTTACGCGCTGCGTTTCTTTGACTATGAGGAACTCAAGAACTTCCAGATCCATGTACAGGCCCGTGACGCCGGGGTGCCTCCGTTGAGCAGCAGCGTCACGGTGAATGTGATCATCCTGGATCAAAATGACAACGCGCCGGTAATCATTTCACCTTCAGAACTGAGTGAATCGGCGGCAGTGGATACCGTGCCCCGGTCAGCGGGTCAAGGGTACTTGGTCAGCAAGATAATGGCAACTGATGCAGATTCTGGTCAGAACGCACGGCTCTTTTATCAGATAGTGAAATCTACCGACCCCGGTTTGTACAACGTTGGACAACGTTCCGGAGAAGTCAGAACAGCACGCAATATTTTCCAGTCAGATACTGCTTTACAAACTCTAGTCATCTTGGTTAAGGACAATGGGCAGCCAAGCCTGTCCAGCACAGTTACAATGAACATCAGAGTTTTGGGAAACAGCAGTGAAGGAATCAGCGAAAGCAGTACCTTGGTGAAGACGCCAGAATATTTATCTGATCCAAACGTTTATTTAATCGTCATTTTCAGTTGCACTTCCGTGGTCTTTCTTCTGATCATCATTCTGTTGATTGTCATCAAGTGTAAACAGGACAGAAATATTATCCAAGAGTATAACACCCCTAGTTATTGTTACAATCATGGGGTTTCGCACGGCACGTTTAATGGAAGACCAGCGATGGAGGAAACATTGTGTTATCCTGGGACGGGACGCGTAGTCCGGGGGGCAGAACTGAATCAATACTCAGTCTGTCTGTCTCCAGAGTCAGCGAAAAGCGATTTTCTCTTCCTGAAGCCACGCGACGCTTCCACCTCTCAAGCCCAAAGCTAA